Proteins from a single region of Xenopus laevis strain J_2021 chromosome 9_10S, Xenopus_laevis_v10.1, whole genome shotgun sequence:
- the vasn.S gene encoding vasorin yields MMWHLLVWTILLANARVMKAEGCPAGCQCNPPQNVFCLERKNSNFPPGVPPDTLNLYVFENGISSIEESSFIGLNGLHLLDLSHNQLSSLPEGVFRSLTNLSNLELTSNQLTEISADTFQGLSRLERLYLNGNRIRNIHPDAFKGLESLLELKLSNNQLITPPAFSLPHLLLLDLSYNAIPVIQPGVFNADNIETLRLAGLGLKDISEELLIGLKNLHDLDLSDNQLDKVPPGLHGLTKLSIAGNFGFSQIQVDDLVNLPALQELDLSGLSLRTLPKGLFKSSKRLRTISLAENPFNCVCSLGWLSEWMRVSGVVLLRPDETRCHFPPKNAGKTLRQLRDSEYGCPAPTTIHMPTTMAPSTTTGPPITTKPLQTEAPTTASTTTTTILYQEQEEDTEPFPFDFEDPLCPPQTCLNGGSCHLDHTGQLECECPPGFQGTYCETGPVTPAVLTEINTEQVKIIEVTVSSIQVDLQSYSQNKERLGGIRLTVRNLYGADHRPQIYNLPPTLPEYTVWGLSPNSTYWLCLGSQGEGGSEDDLCTEIHTLGEPPKHSPQVTPSQEGNLTLVLVPAVAAGILLSVAVAAAACYARRRQVKGHSVEDGGPLEMDGVKKGLDSMGEIKKLSEGPPGSEKNIAESEEPLMESTRIGNNNDVPTGRLPHSYF; encoded by the coding sequence ATGATGTGGCATCTCCTAGTATGGACTATTCTGCTTGCCAATGCCCGAGTGATGAAAGCTGAAGGTTGCCCAGCTGGCTGCCAGTGCAATCCGCCACAGAATGTGTTCTGCCTGGAACGCAAGAACTCAAACTTCCCACCTGGTGTGCCACCAGACACTCTCAATCTGTATGTATTTGAGAATGGCATCAGTTCCATTGAGGAGAGCAGTTTTATTGGGCTGAATGGTTTGCATCTCCTAGACCTCTCCCATAACCAACTATCTAGTCTTCCAGAGGGAGTATTTAGGAGCTTGACCAATCTGAGCAATCTGGAGCTTACATCCAACCAGCTGACAGAGATCTCGGCAGACACCTTTCAGGGTCTGAGTCGGCTGGAAAGGCTGTACCTCAATGGGAACCGCATCCGCAACATTCACCCAGATGCTTTTAAGGGCCTCGAAAGTCTGCTGGAACTCAAGTTAAGCAACAACCAACTGATAACACCTCCAGCCTTTTCTTTGCCCCATCTCTTGCTCCTTGATCTGAGTTACAATGCAATTCCTGTCATCCAACCAGGGGTCTTTAATGCAGACAACATTGAGACTCTTCGTCTTGCTGGTCTTGGTTTGAAAGATATATCAGAAGAATTGCTGATTGGCCTCAAGAACCTTCATGACCTTGACCTGTCCGACAACCAGCTGGACAAAGTACCTCCCGGGCTGCATGGATTGACAAAGCTAAGCATTGCTGGTAATTTTGGATTCTCTCAGATCCAAGTGGATGACCTTGTAAACCTTCCTGCACTACAAGAGCTAGATTTAAGTGGGCTCAGCTTACGTACCCTACCAAAGGGTTTATTTAAGTCTTCCAAACGCCTTCGGACTATAAGCCTGGCAGAAAATCCATTCAACTGTGTTTGCTCGCTAGGCTGGTTATCTGAATGGATGCGTGTTAGTGGAGTGGTACTACTGCGGCCGGATGAAACTCGCTGCCATTTTCCTCCTAAAAATGCCGGCAAGACATTGAGACAGTTGCGGGATTCTGAATATGGATGCCCAGCACCAACAACTATTCATATGCCAACAACAATGGCACCAAGCACCACCACTGGGCCACCTATAACCACTAAGCCCTTGCAGACAGAAGCCCCAACTACTGCCTCAACAACAACTACCACCATACTTTATCAGGAGCAGGAAGAAGATACTGAACCATTTCCATTTGACTTTGAAGACCCTTTGTGCCCACCTCAGACTTGTCTGAATGGGGGTTCTTGCCACCTAGATCATACTGGCCAACTGGAATGTGAATGCCCACCTGGATTCCAAGGCACCTACTGTGAGACTGGTCCAGTCACGCCAGCTGTGCTTACAGAAATAAACACAGAACAGGTGAAAATCATTGAAGTGACAGTTAGCTCTATCCAAGTTGATCTTCAGAGTTACAGCCAAAACAAAGAAAGACTAGGGGGAATCCGATTAACTGTACGTAATCTGTATGGTGCAGACCACCGGCCTCAGATATATAATTTACCGCCTACTCTgcctgaatatacagtatggggaTTGTCCCCCAACAGTACCTACTGGCTTTGCCTGGGGTCACAGGGTGAGGGAGGTTCAGAAGATGATCTGTGCACTGAAATTCACACTTTAGGAGAACCTCCAAAGCACAGCCCCCAAGTCACCCCCTCTCAAGAAGGAAACCTTACCCTGGTGCTCGTGCCTGCGGTGGCTGCAGGAATCCTTCTGTCTGTAGCAGTTGCAGCTGCAGCTTGCTATGCTAGAAGACGTCAGGTGAAGGGACACTCTGTTGAGGATGGTGGTCCTCTAGAAATGGATGGAGTAAAAAAAGGACTGGATAGCATGGGGGAAATCAAAAAACTGTCAGAGGGTCCACCAGggtctgaaaaaaatattgcagaatCAGAGGAGCCTCTAATGGAATCAACAAGGATTGGGAACAATAATGATGTACCCACAGGCAGGCTCCCTCATTCATATTTCTAA